A window from Synechococcus sp. RSCCF101 encodes these proteins:
- the pdxH gene encoding pyridoxamine 5'-phosphate oxidase: MPGPSTEHDPAAMRRSYMAAGLRRRDLAADPIEQFRLWFGQATAAELLEPNAMVLSTSDGRRPSSRTVLLKAYDSRGFVFFTNHGSRKAGEIAACPMVSLLFPWYALERQVAVIGRAERISTAESLAYFTSRPRGSRVGAWVSQQSTVIGSRTLLDQAWHQMSERFARGEVPLPSFWGGYRVEPEEIEFWQGRENRLHDRFRYRRSEGLAAGDAAAQPERLWTIDRLAP, from the coding sequence ATGCCGGGCCCCAGCACCGAGCACGACCCGGCAGCGATGCGCCGCAGCTACATGGCGGCAGGCCTGCGCCGGCGCGACCTGGCGGCGGATCCGATCGAGCAGTTCCGCCTCTGGTTCGGCCAGGCCACCGCGGCCGAGCTGCTGGAGCCCAATGCGATGGTGCTCTCCACCAGCGACGGTCGCCGCCCCAGCAGCCGCACCGTGCTGCTCAAGGCCTACGACAGTCGTGGTTTCGTGTTCTTCACCAACCACGGCAGCCGCAAGGCCGGCGAGATCGCCGCCTGCCCGATGGTGAGCCTGCTGTTCCCCTGGTACGCGCTGGAGCGGCAGGTGGCCGTGATCGGCCGGGCCGAACGCATCAGCACCGCCGAATCGCTCGCCTACTTCACCTCCCGGCCGCGCGGCAGCCGCGTGGGGGCCTGGGTGTCGCAGCAGAGCACGGTGATCGGCTCCCGCACCCTGCTGGATCAGGCCTGGCACCAGATGAGCGAACGCTTCGCCCGCGGCGAGGTGCCGCTGCCCTCCTTCTGGGGCGGCTACCGGGTGGAGCCGGAGGAGATCGAGTTCTGGCAGGGCCGGGAGAACCGCCTGCACGATCGCTTCCGCTACCGGCGATCGGAAGGGCTTGCAGCAGGCGATGCAGCGGCGCAGCCCGAGCGGCT